TTCTAAAATAAAACAAGTTATTATCACACATGAACATTTTGACCATGTATGTGGATTAGATTTAATATTAAAGGAAGCTAATCCAAAAATTTTTATCCATAAAGAAGATTGTAAAAATCTTATTAATAAATATGGAAAATTTATTGAAGAAATTGAAGATGAAGATATGATAGCTACGTCTATTTTTTGCTTAAAAGTAATACATACTCCAGGACATACAAATGGAAGCATATGTTTATATGAAGAGAATAGAAAAATATTATTTTCTGGAGATACAATTTTTGCAAATGGATATTATGGTAAGGTAAATGATATTGAAAGTTTTAAAAAAATAGTCGAATCGGTTAAAAAATTAACTGAACTTAAAATAAACTTCTTGCTTCCAGGTCATGGTGAATTAGTTATTAAAAATACTCAAAAATACATAAATTTTCTTTATAAAAAAATAAGTAATGTTTTATAGTTATTTCCTCTCTTTTATGCAAAAGTTTAAAACGCTTTATTTTATTAAAAAAGGTAAAATATCGACTTTTACCTTAGATATGGTAAAAATTGTAAAAATTATTTATTCATATTTTTTCTTATAGCAATAACTAATTAATATTTTAAAGTTTATATATTATTTCATTTTGGTATAAGTATATAGTTGATAGCATCTGAAAATGGTGATATAAATGCCTATCGAAAGGGTTAAAACAGGAATACCTGGTTTAGATGAAATATTGTATGGAGGTATACCTAAACGTAATGTAGTTCTTCTTTCAGGAGGGCCTGGAACTGGTAAATCTATTTTTGGACAACAATT
The DNA window shown above is from Nitrososphaerota archaeon and carries:
- a CDS encoding MBL fold metallo-hydrolase encodes the protein MNIKSEIINLSNIDKKLNGIMLLKGIGLCSNIYIIGKKDLTLIDCGDGSTLDVFKEKLKFMNLDFSKIKQVIITHEHFDHVCGLDLILKEANPKIFIHKEDCKNLINKYGKFIEEIEDEDMIATSIFCLKVIHTPGHTNGSICLYEENRKILFSGDTIFANGYYGKVNDIESFKKIVESVKKLTELKINFLLPGHGELVIKNTQKYINFLYKKISNVL